The Thomasclavelia ramosa DSM 1402 genome includes a region encoding these proteins:
- a CDS encoding TrkH family potassium uptake protein: MKIIFYGFCIIILMGTILLSLPISLKENQEVSIMTSFFTATSATCVTGLIRVDTYSHWSWFGQFIIILLIQIGGIGFMTFCIYALTLAKKKIGIISRSIMQNSISSPHVGGIVKMTKFIILATFFIEALGAFFLSFIFCPKLGLVKGLWFSIFHSISAFCNAGFDLMGNFEPYSSLVSFQDNWYLNMIIMLLIIIGGLGFLVWKDIIDNRGHFSKMRLHTKIVITTTIILIFGGALFIYFCEQGNATILSSLFQSVTARTAGFNTVDLSKIRETTQLIIIILMFVGGSSGSTAGGIKTTTIAVMLVNIISMFKQKKGVEVFKRRISDEIVKMASCVLMAYLVLTLIVSLIICQLENISYITVLFECVSAIATVGLTIGITSQLGVISQCLLALLMLFGRVGSITFLLAFASNRVTPLAKAPAEKIQIG, from the coding sequence ATGAAGATTATTTTCTATGGTTTTTGTATTATTATTTTAATGGGGACGATTCTCTTGAGTCTCCCAATCTCGTTGAAAGAAAACCAGGAAGTTTCAATAATGACTTCTTTTTTTACTGCCACTTCAGCAACTTGTGTGACAGGCTTGATTCGGGTAGATACATATAGTCATTGGAGCTGGTTTGGCCAGTTTATAATTATTTTATTGATTCAAATTGGTGGTATTGGTTTTATGACTTTTTGTATTTATGCTTTAACATTAGCTAAAAAGAAGATAGGAATTATTAGTCGTTCAATCATGCAGAATTCAATTTCTTCTCCACATGTTGGGGGAATTGTAAAAATGACAAAATTTATTATCTTGGCGACTTTTTTTATTGAAGCGTTAGGGGCTTTTTTTCTTTCATTTATTTTTTGTCCAAAATTAGGATTGGTTAAAGGTTTGTGGTTCTCAATTTTTCATAGTATTTCAGCGTTTTGTAATGCAGGATTTGATTTAATGGGTAATTTTGAACCATATAGTTCGCTAGTTTCTTTTCAAGATAATTGGTATCTGAATATGATTATTATGCTCTTAATCATTATTGGGGGTCTAGGTTTTTTGGTTTGGAAAGATATTATTGATAATCGTGGACATTTTTCTAAAATGCGATTACATACTAAAATAGTTATTACAACCACAATAATTTTAATATTCGGAGGAGCACTATTTATTTATTTTTGTGAGCAGGGGAATGCAACTATTTTAAGTTCGTTATTTCAATCTGTAACTGCTCGTACAGCAGGATTTAATACAGTTGATTTATCGAAGATTAGAGAAACAACACAATTAATCATAATTATATTAATGTTTGTAGGTGGTTCTTCAGGTTCAACTGCTGGGGGAATCAAAACAACAACTATTGCAGTAATGCTAGTTAACATTATAAGTATGTTTAAACAAAAGAAAGGTGTTGAAGTTTTTAAACGGCGAATTAGTGATGAAATAGTAAAAATGGCAAGTTGTGTTTTAATGGCATATTTAGTGTTGACTTTGATTGTTTCATTGATTATATGTCAGCTTGAAAATATTTCTTATATAACGGTATTATTTGAATGTGTTTCAGCTATAGCAACTGTTGGATTGACGATTGGAATAACTTCACAACTTGGCGTTATTTCACAGTGTCTATTGGCCTTATTAATGCTCTTTGGACGAGTTGGTTCAATTACGTTCCTGCTTGCTTTTGCTTCGAATAGGGTGACGCCATTAGCAAAAGCACCAGCTGAAAAAATTCAAATAGGATGA
- a CDS encoding phosphoribosylanthranilate isomerase: MQIKICGLFQVEDIDYVNEAKPDYVGFVFAKSKRQVDIHQAEKLKNKLDSNIKAVGVFVDEQISEITAIVKMGIIDLIQLHGHEDNAYIKQLKQSVQMPIIKAIKVIEKDDLNNLDYECDYYLLDSKISGSGKSFDWSLIKDLDKPFFLAGGIDLDNLDEAMSKADYGIDVSSGVETNGIKDRNKIIEIVRRTKNGNR; encoded by the coding sequence ATGCAAATTAAAATTTGTGGCTTATTTCAAGTAGAAGATATAGATTATGTAAATGAGGCAAAACCTGATTATGTTGGATTTGTCTTTGCTAAAAGTAAAAGGCAAGTAGATATTCATCAAGCAGAAAAATTAAAAAATAAACTTGATTCAAATATAAAGGCTGTTGGGGTATTTGTTGACGAACAAATTAGTGAAATTACTGCTATTGTTAAAATGGGGATCATTGATCTTATTCAACTTCACGGTCATGAGGATAATGCTTATATTAAGCAGTTAAAACAGTCAGTGCAGATGCCGATTATTAAAGCCATCAAGGTGATTGAAAAGGATGATCTTAATAACCTGGATTATGAATGCGATTATTATTTACTGGATAGTAAAATAAGCGGTAGCGGTAAGTCATTTGACTGGTCACTAATCAAAGATTTAGATAAACCATTTTTTCTAGCGGGAGGAATTGATTTAGATAATTTAGATGAGGCAATGAGTAAAGCTGATTATGGAATAGATGTTAGTAGTGGGGTAGAAACTAACGGAATCAAAGATCGTAATAAAATTATAGAAATAGTAAGGAGAACAAAAAATGGAAACAGGTAG
- the trpA gene encoding tryptophan synthase subunit alpha, whose amino-acid sequence MSRISEAFNNKKAFIGFLTAGDPYQKMTVEYILEMEKAGASLIEIGIPFSDPIAEGPVIQEANIRALSKGMTTDQVFEIVAEVRKHSNIPLCLMTYLNPVFHYGYDEFFKKCQETGVDGIIIPDCPYEESKEVSDICYKYDVDLISMIAPTSKERTLEIAAQAKGFIYLVSSMGVTGMRSNIVTDIEGIVESIKTVTDTPVAVGFGINSPAQVKHFGNIADGVIVGSAIVNLIKEHGDRAHQPLFNYIQTLIKEL is encoded by the coding sequence ATGAGTAGAATTAGTGAAGCCTTTAATAATAAAAAAGCTTTTATTGGATTTTTAACTGCTGGAGATCCTTATCAAAAAATGACAGTTGAATATATCTTAGAAATGGAAAAAGCAGGAGCATCATTGATTGAAATTGGAATTCCTTTTAGTGATCCAATTGCTGAAGGACCGGTGATTCAGGAAGCTAATATACGAGCATTATCGAAAGGAATGACAACCGATCAGGTTTTTGAAATTGTAGCTGAGGTTCGTAAACATTCGAATATTCCGCTTTGTTTGATGACTTATTTAAATCCAGTTTTCCACTATGGATATGATGAATTTTTTAAAAAATGTCAAGAAACCGGAGTTGATGGGATCATCATTCCTGATTGCCCGTATGAAGAAAGTAAGGAAGTTAGTGATATTTGTTATAAATATGATGTTGATTTAATCTCTATGATTGCTCCAACATCAAAAGAGCGAACACTTGAAATAGCAGCCCAGGCAAAAGGTTTTATTTATTTAGTTTCTTCAATGGGAGTTACAGGTATGCGAAGCAATATTGTTACAGATATTGAAGGAATTGTTGAATCAATTAAAACGGTTACTGATACACCAGTAGCGGTAGGATTCGGCATTAATAGTCCAGCACAAGTGAAGCATTTTGGAAATATTGCTGATGGTGTAATTGTTGGCAGTGCAATTGTTAATTTAATTAAAGAACATGGTGATCGTGCGCATCAACCATTATTTAATTACATCCAGACACTGATTAAGGAATTATAA
- the trpB gene encoding tryptophan synthase subunit beta, translating to METGRYGIHGGQYIPETLMNEIHNVEKAYEFYKNDPEFNRELEKLLKEYAGRPSLLYYAKKMTEDLGGAKVYLKREDLNHTGSHKINNVLGQVLMAKKMGKTRVIAETGAGQHGVATATAAALLGLECEIFMGKEDTDRQALNVYRMELLGATVHSVTSGTMTLKDAVNETMREWTKRVDDTLYVLGSVMGPHPFPMIVRDFQSIISKEAREQILEDEGKLPTAVMACVGGGSNAMGMFYNFINDQEVQLIGCEAAGKGVDTALTAATINTGSLGVFHGMKSYFCQDEYGQIAPVYSISAGLDYPGIGPEHANLHDIGRAQYVPVSDDEAVAAFEYLARTEGIICAIESAHAVAHARKIVPSMDKEDIVIICLSGRGDKDVAAIARYQGVDIHE from the coding sequence ATGGAAACAGGTAGATATGGAATACATGGGGGTCAATATATTCCAGAAACATTAATGAATGAAATCCATAATGTTGAAAAAGCATATGAATTTTATAAAAATGATCCTGAGTTTAATCGAGAGTTAGAAAAATTATTGAAAGAATACGCAGGGCGCCCATCGTTGTTATATTATGCTAAAAAAATGACAGAAGATTTAGGTGGTGCGAAAGTATATTTAAAACGTGAAGATTTAAATCATACGGGATCTCATAAAATCAATAATGTTTTAGGTCAAGTTTTGATGGCAAAAAAGATGGGGAAAACTCGTGTTATTGCTGAAACTGGGGCTGGTCAGCATGGAGTTGCAACAGCTACGGCTGCCGCTTTACTAGGTTTAGAGTGCGAAATTTTTATGGGCAAAGAAGATACTGATCGTCAGGCTCTAAATGTGTATCGAATGGAGTTGTTGGGTGCAACAGTTCATAGTGTAACAAGTGGAACAATGACATTAAAAGATGCTGTTAATGAAACAATGCGTGAGTGGACAAAAAGAGTTGATGATACTTTATATGTATTAGGCTCAGTAATGGGACCACATCCATTTCCGATGATTGTTCGGGATTTTCAAAGTATTATTTCTAAGGAAGCACGTGAACAAATCTTAGAAGATGAAGGAAAGTTACCAACAGCTGTTATGGCTTGTGTTGGTGGTGGAAGTAATGCAATGGGGATGTTCTATAATTTTATTAATGATCAGGAAGTTCAGTTGATTGGCTGTGAGGCTGCTGGTAAAGGAGTTGATACTGCTTTAACTGCAGCTACGATCAATACTGGATCATTAGGGGTTTTCCATGGAATGAAATCATATTTTTGTCAAGATGAATATGGACAAATCGCTCCTGTTTATTCAATTTCAGCAGGTCTAGATTATCCTGGAATAGGGCCTGAACATGCTAATCTACATGATATTGGTCGAGCTCAGTATGTACCAGTTAGTGATGATGAAGCAGTGGCTGCTTTTGAATACTTAGCTCGTACAGAGGGGATTATTTGTGCAATTGAGAGTGCTCATGCTGTAGCACATGCTCGTAAAATTGTACCATCAATGGATAAAGAAGATATTGTTATTATTTGTTTATCCGGCCGTGGTGATAAAGATGTAGCTGCAATTGCTAGATATCAGGGGGTGGATATTCATGAGTAG
- a CDS encoding anthranilate synthase component II: MILLVDNYDSFAYNLYQLIGSIDPNIKVIRNDEMTVDEIEKIDPNTIVISPGPGKPSEAGNIEEIIKYFYNKKPILGVCLGHQAICEAFGSTITYAKELMHGKSSIIKMTDDLIFQGLKQQTKVARYHSLAVKRETLAKVLKAIALSEDGEVMAVKHIDYPVYGLQFHPESILTDDGKKMIENFLGVKEND, from the coding sequence ATGATTTTACTAGTTGATAATTATGATAGTTTTGCTTATAACCTTTATCAGTTGATTGGTTCAATTGATCCAAATATTAAAGTAATTCGTAATGATGAGATGACTGTTGATGAAATTGAAAAAATAGATCCTAATACGATCGTAATATCGCCAGGACCTGGAAAACCTAGTGAGGCGGGAAATATTGAGGAAATAATTAAATATTTTTATAATAAAAAACCTATCTTAGGCGTATGTTTAGGGCATCAAGCAATTTGTGAAGCCTTTGGTAGTACAATTACTTATGCTAAAGAATTGATGCATGGCAAAAGTTCGATTATCAAAATGACTGATGATTTAATTTTTCAAGGGTTGAAACAGCAAACTAAAGTCGCACGTTATCATTCGTTGGCGGTTAAACGGGAAACTTTAGCTAAGGTCTTGAAAGCCATTGCACTGAGTGAAGATGGTGAAGTAATGGCAGTTAAGCATATTGATTATCCAGTATATGGGTTACAATTTCATCCTGAATCAATTTTAACTGATGATGGTAAAAAAATGATAGAAAACTTTTTGGGGGTAAAAGAAAATGATTAA
- a CDS encoding anthranilate synthase component I, whose protein sequence is MYYPTLEQIKEIIKTGDYNLVPVCKEMYGDSITPIEVMRILKKHSKHCYMLESVDDTKRWSRYTFMGYDPKSEITCLNNLMNVDGKEFMVTHPKDYLKKLLKQYQSPKIAGLPTFTGGLVGYFAYDYFKYSEPVLNLKSDDKEGFNDVDLMLFDQVICFDNYKQKIVLIANVAVDDLEKSYHEALVKLEKMQALIISGVKAKIEPLRLKSDFKALFEQNEYCNMVERAKKYIKEGDIFQVVLSNCLEAEVTGSLFDTYRVLRTTNPSPYMFYFFSDDQEFAGASPETLVKLEDKNLYTYPLAGTRPRGMNENEDVNFEVSLLSDQKELAEHNMLVDLGRNDIGRISKFGTVKVEKYQEILRFSHVMHIGSTVSGVILENKDAIDAIDALLPAGTLSGAPKIRACQIINELENNRRGIYGGAIGYIDFTGNLDTCIAIRLVYKKNEKVYVRSGAGIVYDSVPEIEYQECLNKAQAVISALNTANGGID, encoded by the coding sequence ATGTATTATCCAACATTAGAACAGATTAAGGAAATTATTAAAACAGGAGACTACAACTTAGTTCCTGTCTGCAAGGAAATGTATGGTGATAGTATCACCCCAATTGAAGTGATGCGAATTTTAAAAAAACATAGTAAGCATTGTTATATGCTTGAAAGTGTTGATGATACAAAACGCTGGAGCCGTTATACCTTTATGGGATATGATCCTAAAAGTGAAATTACATGTTTAAATAATTTAATGAATGTCGATGGAAAGGAGTTCATGGTAACTCACCCTAAAGATTATTTAAAAAAGCTTTTGAAACAATATCAAAGTCCTAAGATAGCAGGGTTGCCAACATTTACTGGCGGACTGGTAGGATATTTTGCATATGATTATTTTAAATATAGTGAGCCGGTTTTAAATTTGAAAAGTGATGATAAAGAGGGGTTTAATGATGTCGATTTGATGTTATTTGACCAAGTTATTTGTTTTGACAATTATAAGCAAAAAATTGTTTTGATAGCTAATGTTGCAGTTGATGATTTGGAAAAAAGTTATCATGAGGCATTGGTAAAATTAGAAAAAATGCAAGCTTTAATTATTAGTGGTGTTAAAGCTAAAATTGAGCCATTAAGGCTAAAAAGTGATTTCAAAGCATTATTTGAACAAAATGAATATTGTAACATGGTAGAACGTGCTAAAAAGTATATTAAAGAAGGAGATATATTTCAAGTAGTTTTATCAAATTGTTTAGAGGCTGAAGTAACAGGGAGTCTTTTTGATACTTATCGTGTTTTACGAACGACCAATCCCTCTCCATATATGTTTTATTTTTTTAGCGATGATCAAGAATTTGCAGGGGCTTCACCAGAGACTTTGGTTAAGTTAGAAGATAAAAATCTTTATACTTATCCTTTAGCAGGAACACGACCCCGAGGAATGAATGAAAATGAAGATGTAAATTTTGAAGTATCTTTATTATCTGATCAAAAGGAATTAGCAGAGCATAATATGCTGGTTGACTTGGGGAGAAATGATATTGGTAGAATTTCTAAATTTGGCACGGTTAAAGTTGAAAAGTATCAGGAGATATTAAGATTTTCACATGTTATGCACATTGGTTCAACTGTCTCAGGGGTGATTCTTGAAAATAAAGATGCGATTGATGCAATCGATGCATTATTACCGGCAGGAACTTTATCAGGTGCCCCTAAAATAAGGGCTTGTCAAATTATTAACGAACTAGAAAATAATCGTCGCGGAATTTATGGTGGGGCTATTGGTTATATAGACTTTACTGGTAATCTTGATACTTGTATTGCAATTCGCTTAGTGTATAAAAAGAATGAAAAAGTATATGTCCGTAGTGGTGCGGGGATTGTTTATGATAGTGTTCCAGAAATTGAATATCAAGAATGTTTGAATAAGGCACAAGCTGTAATTAGCGCCCTAAATACAGCAAATGGAGGAATTGACTGA
- the trpD gene encoding anthranilate phosphoribosyltransferase, producing the protein MIKEAILKLSKKVDLTAGEARSCMNEIMNGEASDVQMSSYLTALSLKGETIDEITGSAAGMREHCIKLLNDKDVLEIVGTGGDGSNSFNISTTSSLVIAASGVKVAKHGNRAASSKCGAADVLEALGVKIDVTPEKSATILNDINICFLFAQNYHIAMKYVAPVRRELGIRTVFNILGPLTNPAGANMQVMGVYEEALVEPLAEVLTNLGVKRAMVVYGQDSLDEISLSAPTSVCEVKDGTYTRYTITPEQFGLTRCCKEELVGGTPKDNAKITRDILSGVKGPKRDAVLLNAGAAIYIAGRTKTMQEGIELAARLIDDGKALAKLEEFINKTNM; encoded by the coding sequence ATGATTAAAGAAGCGATTTTAAAATTATCGAAGAAGGTTGATCTAACTGCCGGTGAGGCACGTAGCTGTATGAATGAAATTATGAATGGTGAAGCCAGTGATGTTCAAATGAGCAGTTATTTGACAGCCTTAAGTTTAAAAGGAGAGACAATTGACGAGATCACTGGTAGTGCGGCAGGAATGCGAGAACACTGTATCAAACTACTAAATGATAAAGATGTTTTGGAGATTGTTGGTACTGGTGGAGATGGTTCAAACTCATTTAATATTTCTACGACATCTTCTCTTGTTATTGCAGCAAGTGGTGTAAAAGTGGCTAAACATGGGAACCGGGCAGCTAGCTCTAAATGTGGTGCTGCTGATGTTTTAGAAGCTTTGGGAGTAAAAATTGATGTAACTCCTGAAAAAAGTGCTACAATATTAAATGACATTAATATTTGCTTCTTGTTTGCTCAAAATTATCATATTGCAATGAAATATGTGGCTCCAGTAAGACGGGAATTAGGAATTAGGACAGTGTTTAATATTTTAGGGCCTTTGACTAATCCGGCAGGTGCTAATATGCAGGTAATGGGTGTATATGAAGAGGCATTAGTCGAACCATTGGCAGAAGTGTTAACTAATTTAGGAGTTAAACGTGCCATGGTAGTATATGGACAAGATAGTTTAGATGAAATATCATTATCAGCCCCAACAAGTGTATGCGAAGTTAAAGATGGTACTTATACTCGTTATACAATAACTCCAGAACAGTTTGGATTAACACGCTGCTGCAAAGAAGAATTAGTAGGTGGTACCCCTAAAGATAATGCTAAAATTACAAGGGATATTTTAAGTGGTGTCAAAGGACCTAAACGTGATGCTGTGTTGTTGAATGCGGGAGCTGCTATTTATATTGCCGGTCGTACAAAAACAATGCAGGAAGGAATCGAATTAGCTGCTAGATTGATTGATGATGGTAAAGCATTAGCTAAACTAGAGGAGTTCATTAACAAAACTAACATGTAG
- the trpC gene encoding indole-3-glycerol phosphate synthase TrpC — protein sequence MIIDDIVERTLERVAENKKRNSIEKLAKLAFDKPINKDYPFERALRRAGISYIMEIKRASPSKGVIAPNFDYKSIAKEYEDIGAAAISVVTEPDFFKGDDDFLAEIAKIVKIPVLRKDFVVDEYMIYEAKLLGADAVLLICSILDEITLMRCLNLAERLGMSALVEAHSSMQVKKALRVGAKIIGVNNRDLRNFEVDLNNSIELRSMVPENIIFVSESGIKTYDDIKTLEENNVDAVLVGETLMRSHDKRKTFEILQGLRKPDNAN from the coding sequence ATGATTATTGATGATATTGTAGAAAGAACTTTGGAAAGAGTAGCAGAAAACAAAAAACGTAATTCCATTGAAAAATTAGCTAAATTGGCTTTTGATAAGCCAATTAATAAAGATTATCCTTTTGAACGAGCTTTAAGAAGAGCTGGAATTTCTTATATTATGGAGATTAAACGGGCTTCACCGTCAAAAGGAGTGATTGCTCCAAATTTTGATTATAAAAGTATTGCAAAGGAATATGAAGATATTGGTGCAGCTGCAATTTCAGTAGTTACAGAGCCCGACTTTTTTAAAGGTGATGATGACTTTTTAGCTGAAATTGCTAAAATAGTCAAAATACCAGTACTTAGAAAAGATTTTGTTGTAGATGAATATATGATTTATGAAGCTAAACTATTAGGTGCAGATGCCGTATTACTAATTTGCAGTATTCTTGATGAAATAACGCTAATGCGCTGTTTGAATTTAGCAGAGCGTTTAGGGATGAGTGCTTTGGTTGAAGCCCATAGTTCAATGCAGGTAAAGAAGGCATTGCGTGTTGGTGCTAAGATCATTGGTGTTAATAACCGTGATTTGAGAAATTTTGAAGTTGATCTAAATAACAGTATTGAATTACGTTCGATGGTACCAGAAAATATTATTTTTGTTTCTGAAAGTGGGATTAAGACATATGATGATATAAAAACGTTAGAAGAAAATAATGTTGATGCTGTATTAGTTGGAGAAACTTTAATGCGATCTCATGATAAACGTAAGACTTTTGAAATCTTACAAGGATTACGTAAACCGGATAATGCAAATTAA
- a CDS encoding potassium channel family protein: MKSVLVIGLGRFGRHLSRKFIEEGNAVLAIEKDETRADWAVNIVNEIQIGDATNEDFIKSLGVNNFDICVVAVGDNFQTALEITVLLKDFGAEYIIARASRDVHRKLLLRNGADHVVYAEREIAEKIAIKYGAKNVFDYLELTPDIAIYEIKIPESWLNKTIIEKAVRTRYHVSILATKKNGRIFPLPPTNHVFAADETLIVMGTAKSIKEITR, translated from the coding sequence ATGAAATCTGTATTAGTAATCGGCTTAGGACGTTTTGGACGTCATTTGTCAAGAAAATTTATTGAAGAAGGAAATGCTGTTTTAGCAATTGAAAAAGATGAAACAAGAGCTGATTGGGCGGTTAATATTGTTAATGAAATTCAAATCGGTGATGCGACTAATGAAGATTTTATTAAATCTTTAGGAGTTAATAATTTTGATATTTGTGTAGTTGCAGTTGGCGATAATTTTCAAACGGCTTTAGAAATCACTGTACTATTAAAAGATTTTGGGGCTGAATATATAATTGCCAGAGCGAGTCGTGATGTTCACCGTAAATTATTACTTCGCAATGGAGCTGATCATGTTGTTTATGCAGAACGGGAAATTGCTGAAAAAATAGCAATTAAATATGGAGCAAAAAATGTTTTTGATTATTTAGAATTAACACCTGATATTGCGATTTATGAAATTAAGATTCCAGAGAGCTGGTTGAATAAAACAATTATCGAAAAGGCAGTTAGGACGAGATACCATGTTAGTATCTTAGCTACTAAAAAGAATGGGAGAATTTTTCCTTTGCCACCAACAAATCATGTATTTGCCGCTGATGAAACATTGATTGTTATGGGCACTGCAAAATCAATTAAAGAAATTACGCGTTAG